One genomic segment of Hippoglossus hippoglossus isolate fHipHip1 chromosome 22, fHipHip1.pri, whole genome shotgun sequence includes these proteins:
- the LOC117755915 gene encoding sodium/bile acid cotransporter-like yields the protein MNVTEVHQDQANIYSQGNASGNGSMDSLDLLSPYDTTINIFTILILIITMISLGCTMEISKIKGHFIKPKGVGIALVSQFGIMPLTAFCLAKIFQMDNMKAVTLLICGSCPGGSLSNVFSLAIQGDMNLSIVLTTCSTFAAMAMMPLLLFIFCRGFPGLENAIPYTSIITTLVLTLVPCAIGIAINHYKSKWAVMVKTVGLSILFICTILILILSGTAIKDVLWLSLTADNVITAALMPLIGYILGYVLSFICGLDAQCRRTISMETGCQNIQLCFAILKVAFPLEVIGPMFFFPLIYMVFQCIEAFLLILCLRCYQTFAAPAEDKRYSSVDIKHEAVNPPSRPYQKGLSAGEGQEEELNRAHREDRALQ from the exons ATGAATGTGACAGAAGTCCACCAGGATCAAGCAAACATCTACAGTCAAGGAAATGCTTCTGGCAATGGAAGCATGGATTCCCTGGACCTCTTGTCCCCCTATGACACAACcatcaacattttcaccatcttGATCCTCATAATCACCATGATATCCCTCGGTTGTACGATGGAGATTTCCAAAATTAAAGGCCATTTCATCAAGCCAAAAGGAGTAGGCATTGCATTGGTGTCCCAGTTTGGCATCATGCCTCTCACTGCGTTCTGCCTGGCCAAAATCTTTCAGATGGATAACATGAAGGCTGTGACTTTGCTCATATGTGGAAGCTGTCCAGGGGGAAGCTTATCAAACGTTTTTTCCCTGGCCATCCAGGGGGACATGAACCTCAG CATTGTATTGACCACTTGCTCCACCTTCGCGGCCATGGCTATGATGCCTTTGCTGCTCTTTATTTTCTGCCGAGGCTTCCCCGGTCTGGAAAATGCCATCCCTTACACCAGCATCATCACGACCCTCGTGCTCACACTGGTGCCTTGTGCCATCGGCATCGCCATCAATCACTACAAATCAAAGTGGGCAGTAATGGTGAAAACA GTTGGTCTCAGCATCCTCTTTATTTGCACCATCCTCATTCTTATCCTGTCTGGCACTGCCATCAAAGACGTGCTGTGGCTCTCCCTCACAGCAGATAATGTGATAACGGCTGCTCTGATGCCACTGATTGGCTACATACTGGGATATGTCTTGTCTTTCATTTGTGGACTCGATGCTCA ATGCAGGAGAACCATCTCCATGGAGACGGGTTGTCAAAACATCCAACTGTGCTTTGCCATCCTAAAGGTGGCTTTTCCACTGGAGGTCATCGGacccatgtttttctttcccctgaTATATATGGTTTTCCAATGTATTGAGGCCTTTCTCCTGATCCTTTGTCTCAGATGTTACCAAACATTCGCAGCACCAGCTGAGG ATAAAAGATATAGCAGTGTTGACATTAAACATGAGGCAGTGAACCCACCAAGCCGGCCTTACCAAAAAGGACTCAGTGCTGGAGAAGGACAAGAAGAGGAGCTGAATCGTgcacacagagaggacagagctCTTCAGTGA